The following coding sequences lie in one Spinacia oleracea cultivar Varoflay chromosome 1, BTI_SOV_V1, whole genome shotgun sequence genomic window:
- the LOC110803010 gene encoding probable pyridoxal 5'-phosphate synthase subunit PDX1, whose translation MSGSGVVTVYGNGAITETSTNKKSPFSVKVGLAQMLRGGVIMDVVNAEQARIAEEAGACAVMALERVPADIRAQGGVARMSDPQLIKEIKRAVTIPVMAKARIGHFVEAQILEAIGVDYVDESEVLTLADDENHINKHNFQIPFVCGCRNLGEALRRIREGAAMIRTKGEAGTGNIIEAVRHVRSVMGDIRVLRNMDDDEVFTFAKKISAPYDLVMQTKQLGRLPVVHFAAGGVATPADAALMMQLGCDGVFVGSGVFKSGDPARRARAIVQAVTHYSDPGMLADVSCGLGEAMVGINLNDEKVERYAARSE comes from the coding sequence ATGTCAGGAAGCGGCGTTGTCACCGTCTATGGAAACGGCGCAATTACCGAGACCTCCACCAACAAGAAATCCCCATTCTCCGTCAAAGTCGGCCTCGCTCAAATGCTCCGTGGTGGCGTCATCATGGACGTCGTCAACGCTGAACAGGCCCGTATCGCCGAGGAAGCCGGTGCATGTGCCGTCATGGCTCTTGAACGTGTCCCCGCCGACATCCGTGCCCAAGGCGGTGTGGCCCGTATGTCCGACCCGCAACTCATTAAGGAAATCAAGCGGGCTGTCACCATCCCCGTCATGGCCAAGGCCCGTATTGGCCATTTCGTGGAGGCGCAAATTCTGGAAGCCATCGGTGTCGACTATGTCGATGAATCCGAGGTTTTAACCCTAGCCGATGACGAAAACCATATCAACAAGCACAATTTCCAGATCCCCTTCGTTTGCGGCTGCCGTAACCTCGGAGAAGCCCTCCGCCGTATCCGCGAAGGCGCGGCGATGATCCGAACCAAAGGAGAAGCCGGTACAGGGAACATCATCGAGGCTGTCCGTCACGTGAGGTCCGTGATGGGAGATATCCGGGTGCTTCGCAACatggatgatgatgaggtgTTTACATTTGCTAAGAAGATATCTGCACCCTATGATCTTGTGATGCAGACAAAGCAGCTTGGAAGGCTCCCCGTGGTTCATTTCGCAGCGGGTGGCGTTGCGACCCCGGCCGATGCGGCGCTGATGATGCAGCTTGGGTGTGACGGAGTGTTTGTGGGTTCTGGTGTGTTTAAGAGTGGTGATCCTGCAAGGCGGGCGAGGGCTATTGTTCAGGCCGTGACACATTACAGTGACCCAGGAATGTTGGCGGATGTGAGTTGTGGGTTGGGAGAGGCGATGGTTGGAATTAATTTGAATGATGAGAAGGTTGAGAGGTATGCTGCTCGTTCTGAGTGA